Proteins encoded by one window of Nocardioides euryhalodurans:
- a CDS encoding DUF3151 domain-containing protein, translating to MSHMDLMAGPPPTHLPEDPAAAELAEGHAPAAVVRRHPASPIAWAAMAALAAEEGADEVTTYAYARVGYHRSLDLLRRNGWKGHGPVPWSHEPNRGFLRCLALLALTAQAIGELDEADRCATFLADSSPEAAAELLPA from the coding sequence ATGAGTCACATGGACCTGATGGCCGGACCGCCTCCCACCCACCTGCCCGAGGACCCGGCCGCCGCCGAGCTGGCCGAGGGGCACGCCCCCGCCGCCGTCGTACGCCGCCACCCGGCGTCGCCGATCGCGTGGGCCGCGATGGCCGCGCTCGCCGCCGAGGAGGGAGCGGACGAGGTGACGACGTACGCCTATGCGCGCGTCGGCTACCACCGCTCGCTCGACCTGCTGCGCCGCAACGGCTGGAAGGGCCACGGACCCGTCCCGTGGTCGCACGAGCCGAACCGCGGCTTCCTCCGCTGCCTGGCCCTCCTCGCCCTCACCGCCCAGGCGATCGGCGAGCTCGACGAGGCCGACCGCTGCGCCACCTTCCTGGCCGACTCCTCGCCCGAGGCCGCGGCGGAGCTGCTGCCGGCGTAG
- the pyrE gene encoding orotate phosphoribosyltransferase, translating to MSDPDLAKDIDACCRLSGEFTLRSGQVSHEYFDKYLFEADPALLRRVVAEMRSLVPADTDLLGGLEMGGIPIVAVLSAETGLPALFVRKEAKTYGTCKLAEGPDVAGRRVTLVEDVITTGGAVRDATVKLREYGATVDVVVCAIDRSPEGENPLADVGLEVRPVLTKAELDAARG from the coding sequence ATGAGCGACCCGGACCTCGCGAAGGACATCGACGCCTGCTGCCGCCTCTCGGGCGAGTTCACCCTCCGGTCGGGGCAGGTGTCCCACGAGTACTTCGACAAGTACCTCTTCGAGGCGGACCCCGCCCTGCTGCGCCGGGTCGTCGCCGAGATGCGGAGCCTGGTCCCCGCGGACACGGACCTGCTCGGCGGGCTCGAGATGGGCGGCATCCCGATCGTCGCCGTGCTCAGCGCCGAGACCGGGCTTCCGGCCCTGTTCGTCCGCAAGGAGGCCAAGACCTACGGCACGTGCAAGCTGGCCGAGGGGCCGGACGTCGCCGGCCGCCGGGTGACGCTGGTCGAGGACGTCATCACCACCGGCGGCGCGGTGCGCGACGCCACGGTCAAGCTGCGCGAGTACGGCGCCACCGTCGACGTCGTGGTCTGCGCGATCGACCGCAGCCCGGAGGGCGAGAACCCGCTCGCCGACGTCGGCCTCGAGGTCCGCCCGGTGCTCACGAAGGCGGAGCTGGACGCCGCCCGCGGCTGA
- a CDS encoding RNA methyltransferase encodes MEEPEDGADSRAPYDPMPHGPAEVGLGPWEGPWPTDERYDEELLREGDRRNVVDRYRYWTVEAIRADLDTRRHDFHVAIENWRHDFNIGTVVRTANAFLAAEVHIVGNRRWNRRGAMVTDRYQHLRHHATPEDLAAHLHEQGVTLLGIDNLPGSTHLETTTVPRQVCFLFGQEGPGLSEAAREACDGTLSIAQFGSTRSINASAAAAIAMHTWVRRYADLTGDAAWRGGSA; translated from the coding sequence ATGGAGGAGCCCGAGGACGGCGCCGACAGCCGGGCGCCGTACGACCCGATGCCGCACGGGCCCGCCGAGGTCGGGCTCGGTCCGTGGGAGGGCCCGTGGCCGACCGACGAGCGGTACGACGAGGAGCTGCTCCGCGAGGGCGACCGCCGCAACGTCGTCGACCGCTACCGGTACTGGACCGTCGAGGCGATCCGGGCCGACCTCGACACCCGCCGCCACGACTTCCACGTCGCGATCGAGAACTGGCGCCACGACTTCAACATCGGGACGGTCGTCCGGACGGCCAACGCCTTCCTCGCGGCCGAGGTCCACATCGTCGGCAACCGCCGCTGGAACCGCCGCGGGGCGATGGTCACCGACCGCTACCAGCACCTGCGCCACCACGCGACGCCCGAGGACCTCGCCGCCCACCTCCACGAGCAGGGCGTGACGTTGCTGGGCATCGACAACCTCCCCGGCTCGACCCACCTGGAGACCACGACCGTGCCGCGGCAGGTGTGCTTCCTCTTCGGCCAGGAGGGGCCGGGCCTGTCCGAGGCCGCGCGCGAGGCCTGCGACGGGACGCTCTCGATCGCTCAGTTCGGCTCGACGCGCTCTATCAACGCCTCGGCCGCCGCTGCGATCGCGATGCACACCTGGGTGCGGCGGTACGCCGACCTGACGGGCGACGCGGCCTGGCGGGGCGGCTCCGCCTGA
- a CDS encoding DedA family protein, translating to MLLALVDALPDLAPLLLGMDWMDPEWLLDRFGEALFWLSLAIIFVECGLFFPFLPGDSLLFAMGLFIAGESVDVFPGPPAVDLLAALVLFTVAAFAGNVAGYEIGRKLGPPLYERDGRVLKQKYFDQTRVFFDRHGNKALVIGRFVPFVRTYVTVVAGVTRMERHRFFLWSLVGAVLWVLSITLAGFFLGSAFPSLGENIDKAIIVIIAFSLLPIAWEWWRHKRTTAPEAEDRDHDGRPDRDIMGQDVD from the coding sequence GTGCTGCTCGCCCTCGTTGACGCCCTCCCCGACCTGGCGCCGCTGCTGCTCGGGATGGACTGGATGGACCCCGAGTGGCTGCTCGACCGCTTCGGCGAGGCGCTGTTCTGGCTGAGCCTGGCGATCATCTTCGTCGAGTGCGGGCTGTTCTTCCCGTTCCTCCCCGGCGACAGCCTGCTCTTCGCGATGGGCCTCTTCATCGCCGGCGAGAGCGTCGACGTGTTCCCGGGCCCGCCGGCCGTCGACCTGCTGGCGGCGCTGGTGCTGTTCACGGTCGCGGCCTTCGCCGGCAACGTCGCCGGCTACGAGATCGGCCGCAAGCTCGGCCCGCCGCTCTACGAGCGCGACGGGCGGGTCCTCAAGCAGAAGTACTTCGACCAGACCCGCGTCTTCTTCGACCGGCACGGCAACAAGGCCCTGGTGATCGGCCGCTTCGTGCCGTTCGTCCGCACCTACGTCACCGTGGTTGCCGGCGTGACCCGGATGGAGCGCCACCGGTTCTTCCTCTGGAGCCTGGTCGGTGCCGTGCTGTGGGTCCTCAGCATCACCCTCGCCGGCTTCTTCCTCGGGTCCGCCTTCCCGTCGCTCGGCGAGAACATCGACAAGGCGATCATCGTCATCATCGCCTTCTCGCTGCTGCCGATCGCCTGGGAGTGGTGGCGGCACAAGCGGACCACCGCCCCCGAGGCCGAGGACCGCGACCACGACGGCCGGCCGGACCGCGACATCATGGGCCAGGACGTCGACTGA
- a CDS encoding SigE family RNA polymerase sigma factor encodes MTASTRDAEYVAFVTARQAHLRRVAYAVCGDWHRAEDVLQTALTKLYVAWPRLHRDGREEAYVRQIIVRANLDEVRRPWRRREVSGLDGHDGPGRTGLPVEVRSELFEALQRLPEMQRKVVVLRHWLGLSVEETAGDLRISTGTVKSHSHRGLAALQARLAPVPD; translated from the coding sequence ATGACCGCGTCGACCCGTGACGCCGAGTACGTCGCGTTCGTCACCGCCCGGCAGGCCCACCTGCGGCGGGTCGCGTACGCCGTGTGCGGCGACTGGCACCGCGCCGAGGACGTGCTGCAAACCGCGCTCACCAAGCTGTACGTCGCCTGGCCGCGGCTGCACCGCGACGGTCGCGAGGAGGCGTACGTCCGGCAGATCATCGTGCGCGCCAACCTCGACGAGGTCCGGCGGCCCTGGCGCCGGCGTGAGGTGTCAGGGCTCGACGGCCACGACGGCCCCGGCCGGACCGGGCTGCCCGTCGAGGTGCGCTCCGAGCTCTTCGAGGCGCTGCAACGCCTGCCCGAGATGCAGCGCAAGGTCGTCGTGCTGCGCCACTGGCTCGGCCTGTCGGTGGAGGAGACCGCGGGCGACCTGCGGATCTCGACGGGAACCGTCAAGAGCCACTCCCACCGCGGCCTCGCGGCGTTGCAGGCGAGGCTGGCTCCCGTCCCGGACTAG
- a CDS encoding type IV toxin-antitoxin system AbiEi family antitoxin domain-containing protein: MESRVVAAVARTGGLTTTADLVRAGIEPRFIARLVRTGRLVAVRRGVYTTDELWTAWDEHRARPMARVRAAELCIAVAHVSSHDSAALAHELPLLRPQESAVHISRLDMRGTRVQNGVEHHGARFAPDEVTVVDGLRVLDIPRTVADLAREHGYLAGLVAADGAMQRGVSRAQLQEAAARMEGWPFSRTVKQVLDNADPGAESVGETLARDLADESGLGPIETQFPVRTPRGVAWVDLRIGRHLVEFDGRVKYRSVEEGGLRDGDLERMLWDERRRQDEICRGGFGMTRLVYADFWGDRRDDARIRLVREQAASTARYGTELSPEMQEFADRVRGRRHRVVG, encoded by the coding sequence ATGGAGTCTCGGGTGGTGGCAGCGGTCGCTCGTACCGGCGGGCTGACCACCACCGCGGATCTCGTTCGCGCCGGGATCGAGCCGAGGTTCATCGCGCGCCTCGTACGGACCGGGCGGTTGGTGGCAGTCCGCCGGGGCGTCTACACGACGGACGAGCTCTGGACTGCGTGGGACGAGCACCGTGCGCGACCGATGGCGCGGGTCCGGGCGGCCGAGCTCTGCATCGCCGTCGCCCACGTGTCCAGCCACGACTCCGCGGCCCTGGCGCACGAGCTGCCCCTACTCCGTCCTCAGGAATCCGCGGTCCACATCAGCCGGCTCGACATGCGGGGCACCCGTGTCCAGAACGGAGTGGAGCACCACGGGGCGCGATTCGCCCCTGACGAGGTGACCGTCGTCGACGGCCTTCGCGTGCTCGACATCCCACGAACCGTGGCCGACCTCGCTCGCGAGCACGGCTACCTCGCGGGTCTCGTGGCCGCCGACGGCGCGATGCAGCGCGGGGTGTCACGGGCGCAGCTGCAGGAGGCCGCGGCGCGCATGGAGGGTTGGCCGTTCAGCAGGACGGTCAAGCAGGTGCTGGACAACGCCGACCCCGGCGCGGAGTCGGTGGGCGAGACGCTCGCCCGCGACCTCGCCGACGAGTCGGGTCTCGGGCCGATCGAGACACAGTTCCCGGTCCGTACCCCGAGGGGCGTGGCCTGGGTGGACCTGAGGATCGGTCGCCACCTGGTCGAGTTCGACGGCCGCGTGAAGTACCGGTCCGTCGAGGAAGGAGGCCTCCGCGACGGTGACCTCGAACGGATGCTCTGGGACGAGCGCCGACGGCAGGACGAGATCTGCCGAGGCGGCTTCGGGATGACGCGCCTGGTCTACGCCGACTTCTGGGGCGACCGCCGTGACGACGCGAGGATCCGACTCGTCAGGGAGCAAGCCGCCTCGACCGCCCGCTACGGAACCGAGCTCTCGCCCGAGATGCAGGAGTTCGCCGACCGTGTGCGCGGGAGGCGCCACCGAGTCGTGGGCTGA
- a CDS encoding maleylpyruvate isomerase N-terminal domain-containing protein: MASTIPDGFLTSARLVAGLLTSEELRERWDRESPCAGMTLGGLAHHLADQVRVTRVFLSYPPSDAEPIGLHEHFRRCSWVHAPLDAEEHTGLRDEANADAAGGFDALGAMVREDLEELPAAMAAAATRTPDAVFFQWEGWTLSTRDLLVSRLVELVVHADDLATGLDLPTPQFPDEVALAVVDALAGIAVVKHGQTDVVRALARPQRATGPVPAF, translated from the coding sequence GTGGCATCGACGATCCCCGACGGCTTCCTGACCTCCGCCCGGCTGGTCGCCGGGCTCCTCACCTCCGAGGAGCTCCGGGAGCGGTGGGACCGGGAGAGCCCGTGCGCCGGGATGACCCTCGGCGGCCTCGCCCACCACCTGGCCGACCAGGTCCGCGTGACCCGCGTCTTCCTCTCCTACCCGCCGTCCGACGCGGAACCGATCGGCCTGCACGAGCACTTCCGGCGCTGCTCCTGGGTCCACGCCCCGCTCGACGCCGAGGAGCACACCGGGCTGCGGGACGAGGCCAACGCCGACGCCGCCGGCGGGTTCGACGCCCTCGGCGCCATGGTGCGCGAGGACCTCGAGGAGCTCCCGGCCGCGATGGCCGCCGCCGCGACGCGTACGCCGGACGCCGTGTTCTTCCAGTGGGAGGGCTGGACCCTGTCGACCCGGGACCTGCTGGTGTCCCGGCTCGTCGAGCTCGTGGTCCACGCCGACGACCTCGCGACCGGCCTCGACCTGCCGACGCCGCAGTTTCCCGACGAGGTCGCGCTGGCGGTGGTCGACGCGCTGGCCGGGATCGCGGTCGTCAAGCACGGCCAGACCGACGTCGTCCGCGCCCTGGCCCGGCCGCAGCGCGCGACCGGCCCCGTCCCGGCCTTCTGA